A single window of Hyla sarda isolate aHylSar1 unplaced genomic scaffold, aHylSar1.hap1 scaffold_128, whole genome shotgun sequence DNA harbors:
- the LOC130304537 gene encoding uncharacterized protein LOC130304537 — translation MLPAVRQQLHVAQVHCSAAAAASGSSAQLLGSAPTTPVPCPLLRDSPPPTSIYSPLLDSSAPTVSAPSPLPVRLPPRDMGNTQQASSSSSVHEGEALAGVLQGPAAIVTPSPDPSPVPLDAAGGLGAPVVPAASVALSPPQLPIMDQQAVILPHTVQPEVAGPSGGCRQSSSGSARGSARENRGEASGSGRRRRGRKGHESRYRSHRCRSRSSRWRSPSSSEYSSDSSMSPDRRSHRRGSRRGISRSSRRSTCGATRSHDVPIAVTPLDPTGPAAPHVIPVPAPAVGIPRVVSGCGIGGPAMPLFPLGGGEQRLMPLVSSSVAPATWSGHGSRSPVVVFLGHSFIFRAGQRAACRPGGQSLGFPNDVQWRGIGGLKWLRVLVEAVGIARVVNSPVVLVIHAGGNDLCSMRMAELITLMKADVERIREFFREMVVVWSEMVPRVTWQGAREAQAIEKARRTVNSRMARYVRSKGGVVVRHRQLEGDNRRLMIADGVHLNDIGTDIFLSGLQDGVEQALFLLGGGRSAA, via the exons ATGTTACCGGCAGTTAGGCAGCAGCTTCACGTGGCCCAGGTACATTGCTCTGCAGCGGCTGCTGCTTCTGGCTCTAGTGCCCAGCTGTTAGGGTCTGCTCCTACTACTCCCGTCCCTTGCCCCTTGCTTAGAGATTCCCCACCCCCTACTTCTATCTACAGCCCCCTTCTGGATTCCTCTGCACCCACTGTTTCTGCCCCCAGTCCCCTACCAGTACGTTTGCCCCCTAGGGATATGGGCAACACCCAGCAGGCGTCTTCATCCTCCTCAGTGCACGAGGGTGAGGCACTGGCAGGGGTCCTTCAGGGGCCCGCTGCAATTGTTACTCCGTCCCCTGATCCTTCTCCTGTGCCTTTAGATGCTGCTGGGGGACTTGGGGCTCCTGTGGTTCCCGCTGCTAGTGTTGCTTTATCTCCCCCCCAGCTTCCCATTATGGATCAGCAAGCGGTTATACTTCCCCATACCGTGCAGCCGGAAGTTGCTGGCCCATCTGGAGGGTGCAGGCAATCTTCATCTGGGTCCGCCAGGGGCTCTGCCCGTGAAAACCGTGGCGAGGCTAGCGGTTCCGGGAGGCGCCGCCGAGGTCGCAAGGGCCACGAATCCAGATATCGCAGTCATCGATGTCGGTCCAGGTCCTCCCGCTGGAGGTCCCCTTCCTCCTCAGAATATTCATCCGATAGCTCTATGAGTCCAGATAGGAGGTCACACCGACGTGGGTCTCGGCGGGGGATTTCAAGATCCTCCCGTCGTTCGACCTGCGGTGCTACACGCTCACACGATGTCCCCATTGCTGTTACGCCATTGGATCCAACGGGGCCGGCGGCCCCGCATGTGATTCCGGTTCCTGCCCCGGCAGTTG GAATTCCGAGAGTTGTGTCCGGATGCGGCATTGGAGGGCCGGCAATGCCCCTCTTTCCTTTGGGAGGTGGTGAGCAGAGATTGATGCCATTGGTGTCCTCGTCAGTTGCCCCGGCTACTTGGTCTGGACATG GTTCTCGTTCTCCTGTTGTGGTTTTTCTGGGTCATTCTTTCATCTTTCGGGCTGGACAGAGAGCTGCTTGCAGGCCAGGGGGACAGTCCCTTGGTTTTCCCAATGATGTTCAATGGAGAGGAATCGGTGGACTCAAGTGGCTTCGGGTGCTGGTGGAGGCGGTGGGTATTGCTCGTGTTGTCAATTCCCCTGTGGTGCTTGTGATTCATGCGGGGGGCAATGACCTTTGTTCCATGAGAATGGCTGAACTCATTACTTTGATGAAAGCGGATGTTGAGAGGATTCGGGAATTTTTCAGGGAGATGGTGGTAGTCTGGTCAGAAATGGTTCCCAGGGTGACGTGGCAAGGGGCCAGGGAGGCTCAGGCTATTGAAAAAGCTCGTCGTACAGTTAATTCCCGTATGGCGAGGTATGTGAGGTCAAAAGGGGGTGTGGTAGTGAGACACAGGCAATTGGAAGGTGATAATCGCCGGTTAATGATTGCGGATGGTGTTCATCTGAATGACATAGGCACTGATATTTTTCTGTCGGGGCTACAGGATGGGGTGGAGCAGGCGTTATTTCTCCTCGGTGGGGGTCGGAGTGCGGCTTAG